DNA sequence from the Eubacterium sp. 1001713B170207_170306_E7 genome:
TGTCACCTCCAGGAGATTTCTACCCAACTCTGTTCTATTTTAACACAAGATTAACGATAGTAAAAATAAAAAAAGATTGACATTATTCTCCCGAACACGTATAGTAGGTAGAGGGCACAATCCTGAGAAGTACCTTCATATTCTAAGTGAAGGTTTTTTCTTTGTGGTAAACCCTTTAAGATATAAAAAGGAGTGATATTATGGACGCAGACCCTGGAGAGAAGCGCTTAATAAAATTAAATAATCAAGCGGTCATAATATCAGTACATATTTTGGCCGCTTCCTAACGAGGAGGTCAGGATGATCAATATTTACAAAACCATTGATGGAAAAATTGTAGAAATTGATGAAATTGAAAAACACGCATGGATTAACATGGTAGATCCTACAGAGGAAGAGCTGCTGTCAATTTCAGATCAATTAAATGTAGAGGAAGATTTTCTTCGCGCCGCACTGGATGAAGAAGAAATCTCACGTGTCGAGCTTGATGAGGATATGAATCAGGCTTTAATAACCATCGACGTTCCCATTGTTGATAAAACCTCACAGATGGTTTTATACAGCACCATACCGGTTGGGATTATCGAAACCCATGAAAACATCATAACCGTTTGCCTGCAAAGCAATACCATTATTGATGATTTTGCAAAGGGCAGGGTGAAGCATGTCTTCACAAATCTGAAAACCCGGTTTATTTTTCAGATGCTCTACCGCGTTGCGACCCGCTTTTTGGTTTACCTGAGGCATATTAACCGCATGAGCACCGAAATTGAAAAAGAGCTGCACCGCTCGATGAAGAACAAAGAGCTTATTCAGCTGCTGGATCTGGAAAAAAGTTTGGTATTCTTTTCTACTTCT
Encoded proteins:
- a CDS encoding magnesium transporter CorA family protein codes for the protein MINIYKTIDGKIVEIDEIEKHAWINMVDPTEEELLSISDQLNVEEDFLRAALDEEEISRVELDEDMNQALITIDVPIVDKTSQMVLYSTIPVGIIETHENIITVCLQSNTIIDDFAKGRVKHVFTNLKTRFIFQMLYRVATRFLVYLRHINRMSTEIEKELHRSMKNKELIQLLDLEKSLVFFSTSLKANQSVLEKLQRGRVIKLYEDDRELLEDVLIEVEQAIEMSNIYSNILSGTMDAFASIISNNLNIVMKVLTSITILMAIPTMVSSFYGMNVSGLPFANFGAVIIIVAILTALVAIILFKKNMFS